TTAGCTTCTGGTGCGTCAGCGTGTTACATCGCCGATCTTAAAGAAGAGATGGTAAAAGATTACATCTACCCATCACTTAAAACAGGTGCGGTATACGAAGGTAAATACCTGCTTGGTACCTCAATGGCACGTCCAATCATCGCAAAAGCCCAAGTTGAGTGTGCATTAGAAGTGGGGGCCGATGCACTGTGTCACGGTTGTACCATGTAAAGGTAATGATCAGGTGCGTTTTGAAGGTGCATTTGCCGCACTAGCTCCACAACTAAAAGTAATCGCACCTTGGCGTGAGTGGGATCTACGTAGCCGTGAAGCATTGCTAGATTATCTTGCTGAGCGTGATATTCCATGTACCGCATCACTTGAAAAAATTTACTCTCGTGATGCTAATGCTTGGCACGTGTCAACAGAAGGTGGCGTACTGGAAGATACGTGGAACGCACCTAACGATCTATGTTGGGTTTGGACAAAAGATCCAGAGCAAGCACCGGATCAAGCTGAAACGGTAACACTTAAGATTGAACAAGGTGAAGTTGTCGCAGTTGATGGTGAAGCAATGACGCCATACAACGTGCTGACTTACCTTAATGAAAAAGGTATTGAGCACGGTGTTGGTCGTATTGATATCGTTGAAAACCGTCTGGTTGGTATGAAGTCTCGTGGTTGTTATGAAACACCAGGGGGCACCATCATGATGGAAGCTCTACGTGCCGTTGAGCAGCTAGTACTCGATAAAGAATCTTTCGATTTCCGTCAAACGCTAGGTCTTAAAGCATCGCACCTTATCTATGATGGTCGTTGGTTCACACCACTGTGTCAGTCGTTGATTGCAGCGGCTGACGAGTTAGCAAAAGATGTTAGCGGTGAAGTTGTGGTGAAGCTATACAAAGGTCAAGCGACGGTGATCCAGAAGCGTTCAACCAACAGCTTGTACTCGGAAGAGTTTGCAACCTTCGGTGAAGATGAGGTTTACGATCACAGCCATGCAGGTGGTTTTATCCGTCTTTACTCGCTAGCAAGCCGTATTCGTGCGCTAAACAGCCAAAAGAAATAATCAGTAATACACTCAACGGGGCTCCCTACCTATGCCCCGTTGAATTCACGCCATAATAAGATAAGCAAGTCGATACGCTGAGCAAAGGAGAGGTACCATGGCATTATGGGGCGGACGTTTTAGTCAGGCAGCTGACACACGGTTTAAACAATTCAATGATTCACTGCGCTTTGACTACCGTCTTGCTGAGCAAGATATTGTTGGCTCAATCGCATGGTCTAAAGCCCTTCGTCAGGTCGATGTATTAACTGAGCAAGAGCAGCAAAAGCTTGAGTTGGCATTGAATGAGCTAAAACTTGCTGTGATGGAAGATCCTGAGCAAATTTTACGTTCAGATGCGGAAGATATTCATAGTTGGGTCGAGCAGCAGTTGATTGCCAAAGTTGGTGATTTAGGTAAGAAGCTTCATACCGGACGTTCACGTAACGATCAGGTCGCAACCGATTTAAAACTATGGTGTCGTCAGCAAGGCCAGCAATTATTGTTAATGCTCGATCGCTTGCAGCAGCAACTGGTGATGGTGGCTCGTGATCACCAAGCGACGGTTCTGCCGGGTTACACTCACTTGCAACGTGCTCAGCCTGTGACGTTTGCTCATTGGTGTTTAGCCTATGTCGAGATGTTTGAGCGTGACTATTCTCGTTTAACCGATGCGCTCGATCGTTTAGATACCTGTCCGTTAGGCTCTGGCGCACTGGCGGGTACGGCTTATCCGATTGATCGTGAAGTCTTGGCTCATAGCTTAGGTTTCCACCGTGCAACCCGTAACAGCTTAGATTCAGTCTCTGATCGCGATCATGTGATGGAGCTGCTTTCTACTGCTTCTATCTCTATGCTGCACTTATCTCGTATGGCAGAAGATCTGATCTTCTACAATTCAGGTGAATCTAACTTTATTGAGTTAGCCGATACCGTGACATCAGGTTCATCTTTGATGCCACAGAAGAAAAACCCAGATGCATTAGAGCTTATTCGTGGTAAATGTGGGCGTGTTTATGGCGCGATGACTGGCATGATGATGACGGTTAAAGCCTTACCGCTTGCATACAACAAAGATATGCAAGAAGACAAAGAAGGCTTGTTTGACGCCCTTGATAGCTGGCATGACTGTATGGAAATGGCTGCGCTGTGTTTTGATGGTATTAAGATAAATAAAGACCGTACTTTAGAAGCTGCAATGCAAGGTTATTCTAATGCGACAGAGCTTGCTGATTACTTGGTTGCGAAAGGCATTCCATTCCGTGAAGCGCACCATATTGTCGGTGTTGCGGTGGTGGCAGCGATTGCCAAAGGTTGCGCATTAGAAGAGTTATCACTTGCAGAGATGAAGCAATTCTCTGACGTGATTGATGACGACGTGTATCCAATTCTGACCATTGAATCGTGTTTAGATAAACGTTGTGCGCTGGGTGGCGTTGCACCAAATCAAGTGGATTACGCGATTGGTCAGGCTGAAAAACGCTTAGAAAAACGTTACTCACCAAGTGTGAAAGTGCGTGGCGCTCGCTTAACCGATCTTGATGCAATTGAAGGTATGGTGGTGTACTGGGCAGGGCTTGGTGAAAATTTACCGCGTAATCGCAATGAGTTAGTGCGTGATATTGGCTCGTTTGCGGTTGCTGAGCATCATGGTGTCGTGACAGGTTGTGCGTCGTTATATGTTTATGATTCAGGGCTTGCGGAAATTCGCTCTTTAGGTGTTGAAGCCGATTGGCAGCAGCAAGGTCAAGGTAAAGCAATTGTTGAGCACTTGCTTGAAAAAGCCGAGCAAATGGCGATTAAGAAAGTCTTTGTTCTGACTCGTGTACCAGAGTTCTTTATGAAGCGAGGCTTTACCCCAACATCGAAATCCTTATTGCCAGAGAAGGTAATGAAAGATTGTGACCGTTGTCCTCGTCAGCATGCCTGTGATGAAGTCGCGCTTGAAGTGCGATTGGATCAAGAGCAGCGTATTCCGACGGTTAACGTTGCTTAATTAAAGTAATTTGCGAGATAGAAAAAAGCCCTCATGACGAGGGCTTTTTCATTTGGAGAGTAGTTGTGGTTTTGTTTCTGCCAATCAAAGACTGCAGGTTCTGTTGATTAACAACCTGGACCACAATCCAGACAATGCTTGATCATATCTGGACCCAAACGTAATTTCGCATTCAGATCACGTAGGGCAGTACGAACACCTTCTTCGATAACTGGGTGGTAGAAAGGCATATCAAGCATTTCTGCTACCGTCATCTTATTTTGATGCGCCCAAGCTAATAGGTGCGCTAGGTGCTCTGCATCAGGGCCAATCATTTCAGCGCCAAGGAAGCGACCTGTGCCTTGTTCACCGTATACATGCAACATACCTTTGTTACGTAGCATGACACGTGAACGGCCTTGGTTCTCAAATGAAACCGTACCTGTTTCGAAACAACCGCACGTGCCTAGACGAGTGGTAATTTCTTTATATGTTTCACCCACCATCGCAATTTGCGGATCAGTGAAAACAGCTGAAATCTTAGTGCGACGTAAACCAGCACGAATTTCAGGGAAGCGACCTGCGTTATCACCTGCGATACGCGCTTGGTCTGCAGCTTCATGGAGCAATGGAATTTGATTGCTTGCATCACCTGCGATGAAAATGGAATCTACCGAGGTTTGCATGGTGTAGTAATCAGCCGTTGGTACACCGCGCTCATCCAATGCTAAGCTTGTGCTCTCAATGTTAAGGTTATCAACGTTAGGACGACGACCTGTCGCAGCCAGTACGTAATCAACCAAAATCGTTGCAAGCTCACCTGATTTAGTGACGTATTGAATTTCAACCTGATCACCAACACGCTTCATGCTTTCAACTTGCACGTTTGGATCTAAGTAAAACTCTTCGTTAAAGGCTTTGTTAGCGTAAGCCATCACTTCAGGATCTGTTAGAGGACCAACTTGACCACCAAGACCGAACATAGTCACGTTCACGCCTAAGCGGTTTAGTGATTGACCTAGCTCTAAGCCAATCACACCAGGACCAAATACAGCAACAGAGTTTGGTAAATCGTCCCAGTTAAATACATCGTCGTTAACTACTAAACGATCGCCTAGCTCGTTCCATACACCTGGGTAGGCAGGGCGAGAGCCCGTCGCGATAACAATGCGTTTAGCATTAATGATAGTGTGATCATCGACTTGTAGGGTGTGATCATTTAAAAATTTAGCGTAACCAGAAATCTTATCTGCAGCAGGGATCTCATCTACACCTTCAAGGACGAAACCAACGAAACGGTCACGTTCACGTTTTACGCGGTCCATCACTTCACGGCCATTGATCACGATGTCACCTTGAGGATGCACACCAAATGCGGGTGCTTTCTCAATATTATGAACGCTCTCTGCTGCTGCAATGAGTAATTTTGATGGCATACAACCAACACGAGCACAGGTTGTGCCGTAAGGGCCGCCTTCAATCATTACTACGCTATCGGTGTGGGCTTTTGCTGCGCGGTATGATCCTAAACCAGCAGTACCACCGCCAATAACAGCAACATCAACATTCAAGGTTTTCATCGTAACTTCTCCGAGTGGTGCAGGGTGGGGCCTGACGTCTTTGCGTCAGTGCCCGCTTTGTTTCTTATTATTGGTGTGGCGATTAGCCTAGGTATGCTTCTAGCTCTTCGCTACCACCGATGTGCTTACCACCGATGAATACTTGAGGAACTGTGCTACGGCCAGATACTGCACGTAGAGAAACCGTTGTTGCATCTTTACCAAGAATGATTTCTTCGTATTGTAGACCTTTGTCGATTAGGTTCTGTTTTGCTTTTGCACAGAAAGGACAACCAGGTTTTGAGAATACTGTGATTGATTCTTGTAGTTTTTGCTCAGGAGCGATGTACTTCAGCATAGTGTCTGCGTCAGATACGTTGAACGGGTCGCCTGGTTCTTCGTTTTCGATGAACATTTTCTCAACTACGCCGTTTTTCACTAACATGCTGTAACGCCATGAACGAGCACCGAAACCTAGGTCATCTTTCTCAACTAGCATGCCCATGCCTTTAGTGAACTCACCGTTACCATCTGGGATGAAAGTGATGTTTTCAGCTTCTTGGTCTGCTTTCCATGCATTCATTACGAATGTGTCGTTTACTGATACACATAGAATGTCGTCAACACCGTTTTCAGCAAATACTGACGCTAGCTCGTTGTAGCGAGGTAGGTGGCTAGAAGAACATGTTGGTGTGAATGCGCCAGGTAGGCTAAATACTACAACTGTTTTATTAGCAAAAAGCTCTTCTGTTGTTACGTCAACCCACTGATCACCTTTACGAGTGTGGAAAGTAACTTGAGGAATAGCCTGACCTTCTTTAGATGCGAACATAATGTAATTCCTTAAAAACTATAAATTCAATTTGATGCAATCGGAGTGTTTAACTGTTTGCTCCGTTTTGATGTAGCCATTATGTGATTTTGCGCTTGATAGCTCCAATCGTTTGCTGCTATGGTTTCAATAGTTAATTCCTATTGTAAGAAGAACTATGAATATTCGTGATCTGGAATATCTTGTTGCTCTTTCCGAGCACAAACATTTTCGCAAAGCAGCAGAAGCGTGTTACGTCAGCCAACCTACTTTGAGTGGTCAAATTAGAAAGTTGGAAGATGAGCTAGGTGTTTCATTATTAGAAAGAACTAGCCGTCGCGTCCTATTTACTGACGCCGGATTGAGTTTAGTCGCTCAAGCGCAGAAAGTGTTGCTTGAAGTCAAAATTTTAACTGAACTTGCTAGTGTTCAAGGCGAAAGCATGTCGGGACCACTGCATATTGGTTTTATTCCTACTGTGGGGCCTTACTTACTGCCACAGATCATTCCAACCCTAAAGGAAGCATTTCCAGATTTAGAGTTGTTCTTACATGAAGCGCAAACCCATCAGCTTGTTCAGCAGTTGGAAGAAGGGAAGCTGGATTGCATCATTTTGGCGGCAGTGAAAGAGAGCGAGCCGTTTATTGAATTGCCACTTTATGATGAGCCAATGATGATTGTGGTGCCTGAAACCCATAAATGGGCGGATAAGAAAGAAATTGATATGTCACTGCTACATGGCGAAAGCTTATTGATGCTAGAAGATGGTCACTGTTTGCGTAATCAAGCGCTGGGTTTTTGTTTTGCCGCGGGTGCTCGTGATGACGGTCGTTTTAAAGCAACTAGTCTTGAGACACTGCGTAACATGGTAGCGGCAGGTAGTGGGATCACCTTGTTACCACAACTTGCTAGTCCGAAAGAGCATTGCCGTGATGGTGTGTGTTATATCGCAGCTGAGCACCCACAGCCAACACGCTTAATCACTTTAGCCTATCGTCCGGGTTCACCGCTGAAAGCGCGTTATGAGAAGCTTGCGGAAGTTATTAAAGAAAGAATGCCTGAGGTATTTGCTAAACATACCCAAGCATAACGCCATATATGAAAAGATAAAAAAAGAGCGCTCAATGAGCGCTCTTTTTATTTTCGTTTTTAAAGATACTTAGAATAGCTCTTCTGCTGTTTCTGTATCAAATTGACGTTCAGATGTCGCTTGCTGTACAGAGCGTGTTGGCTCAGTCCCTTTGATGAAGTACTCGTACATAGAGCTTGCATCATCGCGGTTTGATAGCTGACCCGTTGCACGGTCGATACGTACTTTCACAATATCATCTGGAATTTGTTTTTCTTGCTCAGGGGTATTTTTTAGCGCCTGACGCATGAAGTTGATCCATGCAGGTTGCGCAGCATTACCACCGAATTCACCACCAATTGTTTGGTTTTTACCGAGGTTATTATTCCAGCTTGTGCGACCTAATTCACGACGGTGATCATCAAAACCAACCCAAGTTGTAGCCACAATATTTGGACCAAAACCTGTGTACCATGCATCCTTCGCATTGTTGGTTGTACCTGTTTTACCACCGATATCATGACGTTTAAGCACTTTTGCACGCCAGCCAGTACCGTAACTCTTACCCGGTTCACCCCAGATGTTACTGTTTAGCATCTCACGAACCAGGAATGCATTTTGCTCACTGATCACCTCTGGAGCGTAGCGAACAGGTGGCATAGTGATCACTTGTTCAAGATCGGCCAGTGTTGGTTTTTCTGCTGGTGCAGGTTTAGTGTTGTCCGCTGGTTGATCTAATTTGTGATCTTCAACAGCCGTAGCCATTGCCACTTGCATTTTCGCTTGTGGGTTTTTCGCTTGGCAAGCGTCGTTACATACAATCGCTGGATCTGCGTAGTAAATTAACTGGTCATCATTGTTATCAACCTTGTTAATTAAGAATGGTTCAACCGCATAACCACCGTTAGCAAATACCGAGTAGCCTTGTACAAGCTCAAGCGGTGTTAAGCTACCAGCACCTAATGCGATAGGCTCAGCACGAGGCAGATCTGAGCGTTTAAAGCCAAAGCGAGTGAGGTAATCAATGGTGAAATCTAACCCTGCAATACGTAGTGCGCGAATAGCCATCACGTTAATAGAACGCGCTAGACCAATACGGGCACGAGTAGGGCCGCCGTATTTACCATCCGCATTCTTAGGACGCCATGCTTTACCTTGCCACTTGTCCCACTTAGTAATTGGCGCATCGTTAATCAGTGTTGCAAGTGTTAAGCCTTTCTCAATCGCTGCTGAGTAAATAAATGGTTTAATACCTGAACCCACCTGACGGATAGATTGGGTGGCACGGTTAAACTTACTTTGTGCGTAGTTAAAACCACCAACCATTGCTAGTACGGCACCATTATTTGGCGACATTGCAACAAAGGCTGTGTTGACCGCTGGTGTTTGGCTCAGTAGCCATTCACTGGTTGATACTGATGCGTTATCAACTTTATCGCTCACCAAACTTTGCTTATGCTGAACCCAGATTTGTTGACCAGCAGTTAGAATATCGCTGGCTTTGCGTGGTGCAGCACCTTGACGAGAGTCTGAGATGAACTTACGTGCCCAGCTCATACCATTCCAATTAATAACTGCAATATCACCATTTTTAGTGACGATATTTGCCGTCTTTTCACCCACTTTAGTCACAATAGCTGGAATGAGTTAGTCATAAACTGGCTGGTTTTTCAGTTTATCAACAATTTGATTAGCATTAAGTGGCGTTTGACCCGGTTTCCAAATAACCGCAACAGGACCACGGTAACCATGGCGTTGGTCGTAGGCTAATAGGTTGTTCACCGCTGCTTGTTGTGCGTCGAGTTGAAGCTTACTGTTGATCGTGGTGTAAACCTTCATGCCTCTTTCGTAAGCGGCTTCACCGTAGCGGTTTACCATCCATGCACGAGCACGTTCAGCGACATATGGTGCGTATAACTGAATTTCTGCGCCGTGGTAGTGGGAAACAATTGGCTCAGCGCGTGCTGCATCCATTTGTGCTTTGGTGATGTAGCCTTCTTCAAACATACGCATCAGTACTACATTGCGACGTGTGGTTGCACGGTCAATGGAGTAAATTGGGTTCATGGTTGAAGGCGCTTTTGGTAAACCTGCAATCACCGCAATTTCAGACAGTGTTAGCTGATCGACCGTTTTACCAAAGTAAACTTGTGCCGCTGCACCAACACCGTAGGCACGGTAACCGAGATAAATCTTGTTTAAGTAAAGATCGAGAATCTCATCCTTGGTTAGCAGCTTTTCAATGTGAATAGCAATAAAGGCTTCTTTAATCTTACGCATTAACTTCTTTTCATTAGATAAGAAGAAGTTACGTGCAAGCTGCTGGGTAATGGTACTCGCACCTTGGCGTGCTGAACCTGAGGTTAAAACAACAAATGCAGCGCGGGCAATACCGATAGGATCGACCCCTGGATGTTCATAAAAACGGCTGTCTTCTGTGGCAATGAATGCCTCGCGCATTAGAAGAGGAATTTCATCTAATGTCAGAGGGATACGTCGCTTTTCACCGAACTGTGAGATCAGTTTACCGTCTTCGCTATACACCTGCATCGGTGTTTGCAGCTCAACATTTTTTAACTCAGCTACATCTGGGAGGTCAGGCTTTACATAGAGGTAAAGGCCAAAAATAGTACCAACTCCAAGAATTATGCAAATTAATGCAAGTATTAGTAATCGCTTTATGAACTTCACTTGAGATTTCCCGTTACGCCATCGTGCTAATTGTCATTATCCATTATCTTTCAATTACTAGTATAAAGATAACAAAAAGAAAATTAATGCCGTTGATGGTGTTTATTCGAAATAGTTTGTTTTTTCGCCACATGGGAGCATAACACGGATGTTTCGGAACCCATTAAGTGTTGGGGTAGATATTGGCAGTCACAGCATAAAAGCTGTGGCGCTACAGCAGAAAAAAGATCAGTTTGAATTGACTGCATATGCTGAGGTTGAATTAACCAAATCGGTAATCAACGAGCAGCATAGTGTAAATGCGGCAGCTTTGTTGTCAGCAATACGTCAATTAAAGAAACAGCTGCCATGGCAAGCCAAGAACGTTACTTTAGCCTTACCAGATAGTGCTGTGATCAGCAAAGTCGTTCAACTTGATACCAGCCTCAATGAAGATGAGGCTGAATTCGCTATTGTCCAAGCGTTAGGAGCGGCTTCTCCATTCCCAGTTGAAGAGCTGTGGTTTGATTATTACCCAATGGTGAGTGAGCGTTTCTCTGAAGCCGCCACCACTGCGCCATATCAGGTTTTTGCTTCGCGTAAGGAAACCATTGATAGCCGTGTTACCGCGTTAAAAAAAGTCGGTTTTAAACCGTCAGTGGTTGAGCTTCAGACGAATGCGTTGTTATGGCTCACAGAATATTTAGCTGAAGTCGGTAGCCAATATACTCAATGGGGTGTAGTTGACGTTGGTAAACGCCATACTGAATTTTGTATGAAGCCTGAAGGCAGTAATGCTTATCACCGCGAAATTCGTTTTGGTACCAGCCAGTTTGAAGAAAACCCATTTCAAGAAGAAATCAGTGAAGAAAATAAAGTTGAACGTTTTACGGAGCAATTTGCAGAGCAATTAAAACGCCAAATTCAACTTTATAACTCAACCCATCCTCGTTGCAGCATTAAAGGCTTGTGGTTAGCTGGTGGTTGTCAGTCTTTAATTTCCGAATCGTTATTAAAACAATTGGTTGGTTTAGAAGTGGTATGGGTAAAGCCTTTTGAACACTTCACACAACCAAAGAAGCTGACACTGCCTGTTGATATGTCGAGCCAATATGCTGTGGCTACCGGTTTAGCATTGCGGGGGATGGCATGATAGATAAATTAAACCTCCTACCTTGGCGAGAAGAGCGTCGCAAGCAACATAAACAACGTTTTATGGGGCTGATTGCCGCTGCTGTATTTGTCGCATTTATTGGTAATTATGGGGTGGCGAAATACCTCGATTTACAGCAGCAACAACAGCAAGCACGTAATGCACAATTTCAAAAAGAAATTGATTTGCTGGAAAAACGTTTAGCCTTCTTACCTAAGTTAGAAGAGCAACGAAAAGCGATTCAACTGCGTTTAAATGTTATTGCCGATATTCAGCAATCGCGAAATCGTGTCACACAACTGTTGAATCAACTGCCGAATGTGGTGCCGGGTGGTGTTTACCTTGAAACATTGAACCTCAATGTTGAGCGTGTTGGCATTAAAGGGGTGGGTGATTCAAATGGTCACTTAGCAGCTTTACTGGGTGCTGCCGAGCAGTCGAAGTGGTTCATCAATGTTGATATGCATTCATTAGTGACAACCAAAGGAAGTCAGTCTGAGCAGTTGTCTCAGTTTAATGCTTCATTTGATTTGACCGATCCTTCTTTGGCACAACAAGCCAAGAAAGTCGCTAAAACCAATGGAAGCAAGGGGGAGTAAATGGCTGATTGGCAGGAATTAGAATTAGACGAAATTACTGAATGGCCCTTGTTACCGCAGTGTTTAGTTGCGGTGATTTTAGCTGCTGCATTAAGTGCCTTTGGTTATTGGTATTGGGTAAGTCCAATGAATGATCAGCTTGAACAAATGAAGCAAAAAGAGCAGACATTAAAGACCCAGTTAGTCAGTCGAGCATCACAGGTTGCGGCATTACCACGAGTTAAAGAGCAAGTGGCAGAGCTTAATCGTCGTTACCATGAAATGATTGAACAGTTACCTGAAGAGCAAGAGCTGGCTAGCTTGCTATCAGGTATTAACGATATTGGTGTGAATAACGGCTTGGTATTCCAGTCGATAAAATGGGCACCACGAGTTGAACATGAACTGTATTACGAGTTGCCAATCAATATGCAGCTGACGGGTAACTATGAGCAGATTGGTAAGTTTGCTGAAGCGATCGCAAGGCTACCTCGTATTGTTAACTTAAATAATGCGGAGTTAAGTCGTGTTAAGCCGTTAGGTGAGCCGGACGAGACACTATCTCTTAAGGTTTCGGCAACAACGTATCGTTTCAAAGCGCCTACCCATGTTGATGCCAATAGTGATGAGGGCTAACCAATGAAGAAAGTATTGTGGTTACTACCTATTGTTATTGGTCTGGTGGGCTGTAAAGCCAATGATGATTCTGTTGAGCAGTTTATTGCCACAACACACAGTGAAGCGAAAGCACGAGTAAAACCATTGCCTGAATCTTTTGTGTTTACCGCTGAAACGTTTGTAATGACCAGTAAACGCGTGCCATTTGTAAAGCCTATTCCAGAGCAATTGTTAGCAAAAGAAGACACGGGAACATGTTGGCAGCCGCAACTTGATCGCCCGTTAAGTAAGCTTGAAGAATTTGCTTTAGAAAAATTAGCGATGAAAGGGGCTATTGGTAATAACAAGCAACTTTGGGGACTGGTATTCACGCCTGAAGGAGACTTAATGAAGATTAAGCCAGGACAATACATTGGTCTTAATCGAGGTAAGGTGCTTACCGTTAGTGATAAAGAAATTGAAATCGAAGAAACGCTACCAGATGGAAAAGGTTGTTGGCTAAAACGACCGACAAAACTGGCGCTAGTTCAGCAGTAATCAAGGATAAGTTATGAAAGGGAATGTGTGGATGTTAAGCCGCCAGTATCTAGCAACACTTTGGTTGTTGTGTGTTGGTTTATTGGCTTTTCCTAGTGTGGCTGCTGTGCCTGCGGCAGGGATGATAGATAACCAAATTCAAGCCATTGATTTTCGTCGTGATGGTAAAGGGCGTGGTGTCCTAACAGTGCGTCTGGAAAAGCCACAATCGTTAGTGGATTTGCGTCGTAATGGCAATAAATTACAGCTGGATATTTTCGATACTGTGCTTAAAGATGACATGGTGTACACACTTGATGTGGTTGATTTTGCAACTGTTGTCGAAAGTATTGAAACCATGCGAGTGTCTAAAGGTGCTCGCCTCATGTTCAATATGAAAGGCAGCTACGATTATGATTACAATCTACGTGGTAAGCGCCTAGAAGTGATCATTGAAAAGCGTGCAGCGAAAAAGGCCGTATCAGGTAGTAAATCAAATGCCAAAATTAATTATAAAGGCAAGCCGATTTCAATTAACTTCCAAGATATCCCAGTACGTAACGTTCTACAGTTGATTGCTGACTACAACGATTTTAACTTGGTCGTGTCTGATTCAGTTAGCGGTAATGTGACGCTGCGTTTAGACGATGTGCCATGGCCACAAGTGCTAGATATTATTCTACAGTCAAAAGATTTAGATAAGCGTGTACGAGGCTCAGTGTTGCTGGTTGCTCCTAAATCTGAGCTAACAGCCAGTGAGCATCAGGTAATGGAAGCAAAGCGTAAGCAGCAAGAGCTTTCAAATCTGCGCTCAGAGCTTATCCAAGTGAACTACGCAAAAGCGACGGATATTGCAGCGCTGCTAAGTGGTAGTACAGATGGTGTTGGCATGCTGTCTGAACGTGGATCTCTGCATGTTGATGAGCGTACTAACTCGCTTATCATCAAAGATATCTCTGATAACATCTCAAGCATTAAAAACATTGTTGAGTCATTAGATATTCCGGTTAAACAGGTTCAAATTGAAGCGCGTATCGTGACTATCAATGAAGGCGATATTGATGAGTTAGGTGTGCGCTGGGGGGTATCGAAAGTTGATGGTGATACTACCATTGGTGGTTCAATTGAAGGTAACTTGGCAAGCTCAGGTCTGTTAGATGACGATGCAACGGTGGATGATTTCCTAAACGTCAACTTAGGTGCAAGTGCAGGTGCGGCATCCATTGCTTTCCAAGTGGCAAAGCTGGGTAATATCTTATTGGATTTAGAATTATCTGCCCTGCAAACCGAAAACAAAGCAGAAATTATCTCAAGCCCACGTTTGATGACGACTAACAAGAAAACCGCTTACATCGAGCAGGGTACAGAAATTCCTTACTTAGAAGCCTCATCCAGTGGTGCGACATCGGTATCATTTAAAAAGGCCGTGCTAAGTTTGATGGTGACACCACAAATCACTCCTGATGATAAGTTAGTGTTGGATCTTGAAGTGACACAAGATAACAAGGGTGAAGATGTCCCAACTGGTGAAGGTACGGCAG
The sequence above is a segment of the Photobacterium leiognathi genome. Coding sequences within it:
- a CDS encoding dihydrolipoyl dehydrogenase, with protein sequence MKTLNVDVAVIGGGTAGLGSYRAAKAHTDSVVMIEGGPYGTTCARVGCMPSKLLIAAAESVHNIEKAPAFGVHPQGDIVINGREVMDRVKRERDRFVGFVLEGVDEIPAADKISGYAKFLNDHTLQVDDHTIINAKRIVIATGSRPAYPGVWNELGDRLVVNDDVFNWDDLPNSVAVFGPGVIGLELGQSLNRLGVNVTMFGLGGQVGPLTDPEVMAYANKAFNEEFYLDPNVQVESMKRVGDQVEIQYVTKSGELATILVDYVLAATGRRPNVDNLNIESTSLALDERGVPTADYYTMQTSVDSIFIAGDASNQIPLLHEAADQARIAGDNAGRFPEIRAGLRRTKISAVFTDPQIAMVGETYKEITTRLGTCGCFETGTVSFENQGRSRVMLRNKGMLHVYGEQGTGRFLGAEMIGPDAEHLAHLLAWAHQNKMTVAEMLDMPFYHPVIEEGVRTALRDLNAKLRLGPDMIKHCLDCGPGC
- a CDS encoding glutathione peroxidase, with translation MFASKEGQAIPQVTFHTRKGDQWVDVTTEELFANKTVVVFSLPGAFTPTCSSSHLPRYNELASVFAENGVDDILCVSVNDTFVMNAWKADQEAENITFIPDGNGEFTKGMGMLVEKDDLGFGARSWRYSMLVKNGVVEKMFIENEEPGDPFNVSDADTMLKYIAPEQKLQESITVFSKPGCPFCAKAKQNLIDKGLQYEEIILGKDATTVSLRAVSGRSTVPQVFIGGKHIGGSEELEAYLG
- the oxyR gene encoding DNA-binding transcriptional regulator OxyR, which encodes MNIRDLEYLVALSEHKHFRKAAEACYVSQPTLSGQIRKLEDELGVSLLERTSRRVLFTDAGLSLVAQAQKVLLEVKILTELASVQGESMSGPLHIGFIPTVGPYLLPQIIPTLKEAFPDLELFLHEAQTHQLVQQLEEGKLDCIILAAVKESEPFIELPLYDEPMMIVVPETHKWADKKEIDMSLLHGESLLMLEDGHCLRNQALGFCFAAGARDDGRFKATSLETLRNMVAAGSGITLLPQLASPKEHCRDGVCYIAAEHPQPTRLITLAYRPGSPLKARYEKLAEVIKERMPEVFAKHTQA
- the argH gene encoding argininosuccinate lyase; this encodes MALWGGRFSQAADTRFKQFNDSLRFDYRLAEQDIVGSIAWSKALRQVDVLTEQEQQKLELALNELKLAVMEDPEQILRSDAEDIHSWVEQQLIAKVGDLGKKLHTGRSRNDQVATDLKLWCRQQGQQLLLMLDRLQQQLVMVARDHQATVLPGYTHLQRAQPVTFAHWCLAYVEMFERDYSRLTDALDRLDTCPLGSGALAGTAYPIDREVLAHSLGFHRATRNSLDSVSDRDHVMELLSTASISMLHLSRMAEDLIFYNSGESNFIELADTVTSGSSLMPQKKNPDALELIRGKCGRVYGAMTGMMMTVKALPLAYNKDMQEDKEGLFDALDSWHDCMEMAALCFDGIKINKDRTLEAAMQGYSNATELADYLVAKGIPFREAHHIVGVAVVAAIAKGCALEELSLAEMKQFSDVIDDDVYPILTIESCLDKRCALGGVAPNQVDYAIGQAEKRLEKRYSPSVKVRGARLTDLDAIEGMVVYWAGLGENLPRNRNELVRDIGSFAVAEHHGVVTGCASLYVYDSGLAEIRSLGVEADWQQQGQGKAIVEHLLEKAEQMAIKKVFVLTRVPEFFMKRGFTPTSKSLLPEKVMKDCDRCPRQHACDEVALEVRLDQEQRIPTVNVA
- a CDS encoding PilN domain-containing protein; the encoded protein is MIDKLNLLPWREERRKQHKQRFMGLIAAAVFVAFIGNYGVAKYLDLQQQQQQARNAQFQKEIDLLEKRLAFLPKLEEQRKAIQLRLNVIADIQQSRNRVTQLLNQLPNVVPGGVYLETLNLNVERVGIKGVGDSNGHLAALLGAAEQSKWFINVDMHSLVTTKGSQSEQLSQFNASFDLTDPSLAQQAKKVAKTNGSKGE
- the pilM gene encoding type IV pilus biogenesis protein PilM, giving the protein MFRNPLSVGVDIGSHSIKAVALQQKKDQFELTAYAEVELTKSVINEQHSVNAAALLSAIRQLKKQLPWQAKNVTLALPDSAVISKVVQLDTSLNEDEAEFAIVQALGAASPFPVEELWFDYYPMVSERFSEAATTAPYQVFASRKETIDSRVTALKKVGFKPSVVELQTNALLWLTEYLAEVGSQYTQWGVVDVGKRHTEFCMKPEGSNAYHREIRFGTSQFEENPFQEEISEENKVERFTEQFAEQLKRQIQLYNSTHPRCSIKGLWLAGGCQSLISESLLKQLVGLEVVWVKPFEHFTQPKKLTLPVDMSSQYAVATGLALRGMA